In Alteracholeplasma palmae J233, a single genomic region encodes these proteins:
- the dnaK gene encoding molecular chaperone DnaK — protein MAKTNKIIGIDLGTTNSVVSVMEGGEAKVIPNAEGGRTTPSVVAFKGDEIMVGEVAKRQAITNPNTISSIKRHMGEKGYTVSVNGKNYTPQEISAMILQNLKQTAESYLGAEVTQAVITVPAYFNDAQRQATKDAGKIAGLDVKRIINEPTAAALAYGIDKVDKEQTVLVFDLGGGTFDVSILHLADGTFEVASTAGDNKLGGDDFDDKIVEFLTAEFKKDQGVDLSKDKMATQRLKDAAEKAKKDLSGVTTTQISLPFITMSDAGPLHLEYNLTRAKFNELTKDLVERCLGPVKRALSDAKLSANDIHQVLLVGGSTRIPAVQELVKKELGKEPNRSVNPDEVVAMGAAIQGGVLAGDVKDILLLDVTPLSLGIETMGNVFTKLIERNTTIPTSKTQVFSTAADNQPAVDIHVLQGERPMAADNKTLGRFQLTDIPPAPRGVPQIEVTFDIDANGIVSVKAKDLGTKKEHKITISGSGALSDEEIEKMVKEAEENAEADRIKKESAEIRNEADNLIFQTKKALEDLKDDVDASEKETVEKSIAELEEALKGEDNQVIKEKTEKLTKDAQGIAVKAYEKAQKESAPQDESAEQSNDKKDDVVDADFEEK, from the coding sequence ACAAATAAAATTATTGGTATAGACTTAGGAACAACAAACTCTGTAGTTTCTGTAATGGAAGGTGGAGAAGCAAAAGTTATTCCTAACGCAGAAGGTGGGAGAACAACCCCTTCAGTAGTTGCTTTTAAAGGTGATGAAATTATGGTTGGAGAAGTTGCTAAAAGACAAGCAATTACTAACCCAAATACAATCAGTTCAATTAAAAGACATATGGGTGAAAAAGGATATACTGTTTCAGTAAACGGTAAAAACTATACACCACAAGAAATTAGCGCAATGATCCTTCAAAACCTAAAACAAACAGCTGAAAGCTACTTAGGTGCAGAAGTTACTCAAGCAGTTATCACTGTTCCAGCATACTTTAATGACGCACAACGTCAAGCAACTAAAGATGCAGGTAAAATTGCGGGATTAGATGTAAAACGTATTATAAACGAACCTACAGCGGCTGCGCTTGCTTATGGTATTGATAAAGTAGACAAAGAACAAACAGTTCTAGTGTTTGACCTAGGTGGTGGAACATTTGACGTTTCAATTCTTCACTTAGCAGATGGAACATTTGAAGTTGCTTCAACTGCCGGAGATAATAAATTAGGTGGAGATGATTTTGATGATAAGATTGTAGAGTTCTTAACTGCAGAATTTAAAAAAGATCAAGGTGTAGATTTATCAAAAGATAAAATGGCTACACAAAGATTAAAAGATGCTGCTGAAAAAGCTAAGAAAGACTTAAGTGGAGTAACTACAACTCAAATCTCATTACCATTTATTACAATGAGTGATGCAGGACCATTACACTTAGAATATAACTTAACAAGAGCTAAATTCAATGAATTAACAAAAGACTTAGTAGAACGTTGTTTAGGACCAGTTAAACGTGCTTTATCTGACGCTAAATTAAGTGCTAATGATATTCACCAAGTTCTATTAGTAGGTGGTTCTACAAGAATCCCTGCTGTACAAGAACTAGTTAAAAAAGAATTAGGAAAAGAACCAAATAGAAGTGTTAACCCAGATGAAGTAGTAGCTATGGGTGCTGCTATCCAAGGTGGAGTTTTAGCAGGAGATGTTAAAGATATCTTATTATTAGATGTTACACCATTATCATTAGGTATTGAAACAATGGGAAATGTATTTACTAAATTAATTGAAAGAAATACAACTATTCCAACATCTAAGACACAAGTATTCTCAACTGCAGCAGATAACCAACCAGCTGTTGATATTCATGTATTACAAGGTGAAAGACCAATGGCTGCAGATAATAAAACATTAGGACGCTTCCAATTAACTGATATACCACCAGCACCACGTGGAGTACCACAAATTGAAGTAACATTTGATATTGATGCTAACGGTATTGTTTCAGTTAAAGCAAAAGATCTAGGAACTAAGAAAGAACATAAGATTACTATCTCAGGGTCTGGAGCATTATCAGATGAAGAAATTGAAAAGATGGTAAAAGAAGCTGAAGAAAATGCTGAAGCAGATAGAATTAAAAAAGAAAGCGCTGAAATAAGAAACGAAGCAGATAATTTAATTTTCCAAACTAAAAAAGCATTAGAAGACTTAAAAGATGATGTGGATGCTAGTGAAAAAGAAACTGTTGAAAAATCAATTGCTGAATTAGAAGAAGCCCTAAAAGGTGAAGATAACCAAGTAATTAAAGAAAAAACAGAAAAATTAACTAAAGATGCACAAGGTATTGCAGTTAAAGCATACGAAAAAGCTCAAAAAGAATCAGCACCACAAGATGAATCGGCAGAACAATCAAACGATAAAAAAGATGATGTAGTAGATGCTGATTTTGAAGAAAAATAA